A window of Sagittula sp. P11 genomic DNA:
CCTCTCCTACGGCACGACCGGCTGCATCGTCGCGATCTCCGAAGAGGCGAAGCGCATGCAGGTGGCCAAGGCCGGGCAGGTACTGGTGGAGCTGGACGACAAGCATTCCCAGCTTGCACTGAAGACTGCGGAGGCCCGCCTTGCCGAACTGCGCGCCGCCGTGGAGGAACGGCAACTGGCCGTGACCGCCGCCGAGAACGACGACCGTCGCCGGGCCGAAGACAGGGCGTTTGTCGCCAAGGAATTCGAACGGAACCAGACGATGTTCCGCCGCGGCCTGATCAACGAGACCACGATGGAAGCCGTGGAGAGCCGGATGATGGACGCGACCTTCGCCGCCGAGCAGGCGAAAGAGGCGATGGCCAGCGCGCGGTCCGCCAAGGCACGGGCCGAAATCTCGGTGGGGATCGGAGAACTCGAACTCCAGACCGCCGAAATTGACCACGAGGACCTGCAGCTCGTCGCGCCGTTTGACGGTGTCATGATCGGGTTCGAACCCAGCGTCGGCGCCTGTGTCTCGGACGGGGCGTTGGCGGGTCAGATCTATGACCCCAGCCAGAAGTCCGTCGATGTCTACGTCCTGATCTCCCGCCTTTCGGCCCAGGATGCGACGGGCGTGTCCCGCGGCGCCGAAGTCACCGTTCGGCGCGGCAACGGCCAGACCTGCGGCGGCGCGATCACCCGCATCGACACGGAAGCCGACCTCGAAAGCCAGTATGTGCAGACGACCATCGACGTGGACGAAGCCTGCGCCCCCGAACTGTTCCTGAACGAGGCTGTCGCGGTGGAGATGAACAGCGGTCCGGACGCCTTCCGCCTGCCGGAGACGGCGCTGCTGGAAGGCTCCGTCTACATCGTCAACGAAGAGCGTGAGACGCTGGAAAGCATCACGGCGGATGTGGTGTCGCGGGAAGACGGCGCTGTTGTCGTGCGCCTGCCCGGCATGGCAGGCCGCCTTGCCGTCGTGGACGCCATGTCGGAAGGCGTCGACGCGATGCTGGAAACGTCAGAGCCGTCCTGATCCGTAGATCATCGGCCATCCGATATGCCCTGGCGTGTCTCAGGTTAATTGAATTCAACCGAGGGCACTTAACGCACTCCGGATTGACGTAAGAAAAAGTCGCGTAATGCGAAACTATTCCGGCGGCGCGTTTCGCCTGCCGCCGGCCCCCTGCACCGGCGCCTGCGACGTCACGTCTCCCCAGCCAAACCGCCACCGCGCGACAGCATCCGGGAGACGTGTCGCTCGGGCCGAAGTAGCTCAGCAGGACATCCAGGCTCTTCTCCGGCTCTGCAGAGCCACACATGAAGATGTCGACCGTGGCGATGCCGAACTCCGGCCATGTGTGCACGGAGATGTGCGATTCAGCCAGCAGTGCAAAGCCCGTAAACCCCGCCCTTGCACCGAAATCATGCGCCGCCACCTGTAGTACGGTTGCCCCTGCGGCCAGCCCGGCCCGGCGCAGCACGTCTTTGGCCGGGCCCACGTCCACCAGTGCGCTGGCGCCATACATGTCGCAGATCAGGTGCTTCCCCAAGGCCACGGGTACGGTTCCATTCGGGTACCGTGAAACCGTTTCCGTTGGAACATTTCTTCGCGTCACCCTTGCTCCCTCTCTGCCCACCGTATCAGAATGACAAAAATACTAGGCGGGAATCCGCTATTTTTGCCAAACTCGGGTGGACCAATGCGATAAAGAAGATATGTGCGCATCGCTGCCTGACGAACAATGCCGAATCATGAGGCCATGTCGCCCGGGTAACAAGATAGTGATGCGCAAAAGTTCGTCTGCCTGAACGCAACCAGCAGTCGAGCGCGTGTGTGTAGGTTCCGTCGCCATTTGGGGAGGTGGCGGTGTCGGGTTCCTGAACGGCACCGACAACCGGCAATAAAAAGGGGCGAAGTTTGAAACTACCACGCATGTCTAAATGTCCGCACTGCAACTATGACCTACGCTTTGGCGCATCCACATGCCCCTATTGCTTCCGTCCGACCCGGATCCGCAACCGCGCCTGGTTCTGGCTGATCATCGTGGCGGTTGTCGCGTTCTTCGGATACGAGGTCTTCGGCGCCGAGGCCGGCACCGAACCGCTAATGGAAGCGGAAGAAAAGACTGTCCCATTGTCGGACAGTTGATACCCGCGATAGGGTCGTCCGGAGCATGAAAGAAGGATCCGGAGAATGACCCTCACGCGGCGAAAGCTGCTTATGTACGGCGCGGCCCTCGGTCTGGCAGGCTGCAGCACGTCGGCACCGATACGCGCCCCGCAAGGCACAACGCGCGATCCCTCCCTGCAACCGCAGCCGAATGCCGCCTACGATCAGTGGGTTGCGGCCTTCAGAGGCCGTGCCCAATCCCGCGGGATTTCCGCCTCGACGCTGGACGCCGCCTTTCGCGGGCAGGGATTCCTGCCCGGCGTGGTGGAGCGGGACCGCAACCAGACGGAATTCAAGCGCAGCCTCGAGGACTACCTCGCCATCGTCGCGCCCGAGGAAAAGGTCACCTTCGGGCGGCGCGCCGTGTCGGCGCATTCCGGACGGCTGGCACAGGTGGAGGCGCGCTACGGAGTGGACGCCGACGTGCTGGGCGGTGTCTGGGGGCTTGAGAGCTACTTCGGCACCCGCCGTGGCGACATCCCGGTGATCTCGTCGACCTCGACCCTTGCATGGGAAGGACGGCGGGGGGCGTTCTTCGAATCCAACCTGATGGACGCGCTGCGCATCCTGCAGGCGGGCGACGCCACACCGCAGCAACTCGTAGGAAGCTGGGCGGGGGCGTCGGGCCACACCCAGCTGATGCCCAACGCCTTCCAGCGCTACGCCGTCGACTTCGACGGCAACGGCCGGCGCGACGTCTGGTCCGACGATCCGATCGACGCCTTCGCGACCACGGCCCGGTATCTGAGCGAGAACGGCTGGCGCAAGGGGCAGCTCTGGGGGCTGGAAGTGCTCCTGCCCGAGGGTTTCTCGGCGCAGATCGGGCGCGGCACACGGCGCAGCGTCTCGGAATGGCAGAACCTTGGCGTCCGGCCCGCGCGCGGCGGCAGCCTGCCCGACTACGGCGCGGCAGCGGTCGTGGCACCGATGGGCGTGGACGCGCCTGCCTTCCTCGTGTTCCGCAACTTCGACGTGATCCTGCGCTACAACCCGTCCGAGAATTACGGGTTGGGCGTCGGCTACATGGCCTCGCGTCTTGCGGGCGGCGGACCGCTGGTGGGCCGCTTCGGGCGCGACCGCTACGGGCTCGACCTCGACGACCGGAAAGCGCTGCAGAGCGGACTGACGCGCGCGGGCTTCGATGCCGGGACGCCTGACGGCGTACTGGGCAAGAAGACCGAGGCGGCAATCCGCGCCTTCCAGCAGTCGCGTGGCATGACAGTCACCGGCACACCATCGCGCGAACTGCTGAACGCCGTGTCGTGACGCTCAGGCGCTGATCAGCAGACGGGTCTGGTAGGCCTTCAGCATCGGGCGGGCGGCCATGTAGGCTTTCCGCCCGACATCGACCTTCAGTTCCGGGAACAGGGCGAACAACTCGTCCCGCTGCGGCGCGTCGAGCCCGGCAAGGGACAGATCGCCCGGCTGGAAACTCTCGGTCCACAGCCCTTCGGACATGACCAGTTCGTGCCGGTCGAACATGAAGTGGATGTAGCTGGTCCCCTGCCCCGGCAGGAGCTGCTCGATCCCCGGCAGCCCTACGAGGTGCAGCGCCGCGGCAAGGACCTCTTCCTCGCCGAAGAGCAACTCCACCGGCGCCCCGGTCATCACCACGCGATGCTGCGGCGACACCATCATGTCACGCTCCGGATGGCCGGGGCCAAGCGCGCCCTTGCGGATGAGGATCGGGCAGAACGCCTGTTCGGCCGCCAGTTGCCGGGACGACAGGGACTTGGCGCCGCACCAGCGCACCGCCTGATAGCCGTTATCACG
This region includes:
- a CDS encoding efflux RND transporter periplasmic adaptor subunit, with translation MTLIARRMCQTLAVGTALLTGAAATAQTAQEWPVEVVRLDPVSAPQESYVGTVRARDMYGLSYGTTGCIVAISEEAKRMQVAKAGQVLVELDDKHSQLALKTAEARLAELRAAVEERQLAVTAAENDDRRRAEDRAFVAKEFERNQTMFRRGLINETTMEAVESRMMDATFAAEQAKEAMASARSAKARAEISVGIGELELQTAEIDHEDLQLVAPFDGVMIGFEPSVGACVSDGALAGQIYDPSQKSVDVYVLISRLSAQDATGVSRGAEVTVRRGNGQTCGGAITRIDTEADLESQYVQTTIDVDEACAPELFLNEAVAVEMNSGPDAFRLPETALLEGSVYIVNEERETLESITADVVSREDGAVVVRLPGMAGRLAVVDAMSEGVDAMLETSEPS
- a CDS encoding lytic murein transglycosylase; its protein translation is MTLTRRKLLMYGAALGLAGCSTSAPIRAPQGTTRDPSLQPQPNAAYDQWVAAFRGRAQSRGISASTLDAAFRGQGFLPGVVERDRNQTEFKRSLEDYLAIVAPEEKVTFGRRAVSAHSGRLAQVEARYGVDADVLGGVWGLESYFGTRRGDIPVISSTSTLAWEGRRGAFFESNLMDALRILQAGDATPQQLVGSWAGASGHTQLMPNAFQRYAVDFDGNGRRDVWSDDPIDAFATTARYLSENGWRKGQLWGLEVLLPEGFSAQIGRGTRRSVSEWQNLGVRPARGGSLPDYGAAAVVAPMGVDAPAFLVFRNFDVILRYNPSENYGLGVGYMASRLAGGGPLVGRFGRDRYGLDLDDRKALQSGLTRAGFDAGTPDGVLGKKTEAAIRAFQQSRGMTVTGTPSRELLNAVS